The following proteins are co-located in the Longimicrobium terrae genome:
- a CDS encoding DUF1801 domain-containing protein has product MAETSRDELLANYSPAVRALAEEACDLIRSLMPADAPEKVHPGWKNIIFGHGMVLAVGPLKDRINIMLAGAGLPDPSGLMEGSGKAGRHIKIRSSEALRNPALADLLRAAVADSAVPAPQRAATRAGEPVSGHRAYASKTVNAPVDRLFAAWTDDGERAGWAGDHPITIRGTTPGKSLRARWEAMPLDVRFEAKGEAKSAVTIDHREIGTAEEAARIKGLWKEALDRLKASLEG; this is encoded by the coding sequence ATGGCCGAAACTTCCCGCGACGAGCTGCTCGCCAACTACTCGCCCGCGGTGCGCGCGCTGGCGGAAGAGGCGTGCGATCTGATCCGCTCGCTGATGCCGGCGGATGCGCCGGAAAAGGTGCACCCCGGGTGGAAGAACATCATCTTCGGCCACGGGATGGTGCTGGCGGTGGGGCCGCTCAAGGACCGCATCAACATCATGCTGGCGGGCGCCGGGCTGCCGGATCCCTCGGGGCTGATGGAGGGGAGCGGCAAGGCGGGGCGCCACATCAAGATCCGCTCAAGCGAGGCGCTTCGGAATCCCGCCCTGGCCGACCTGCTGCGCGCCGCCGTCGCCGATTCCGCCGTGCCTGCGCCGCAGCGCGCCGCCACCAGGGCCGGCGAACCCGTCTCCGGCCACCGCGCGTACGCCAGCAAGACCGTCAACGCGCCCGTGGACCGCCTGTTCGCCGCGTGGACGGACGATGGGGAGCGCGCGGGCTGGGCGGGGGATCATCCCATCACCATCCGCGGCACTACGCCGGGAAAGTCGCTGCGGGCGCGGTGGGAAGCCATGCCGCTGGACGTGCGCTTCGAGGCCAAGGGCGAGGCGAAGAGCGCCGTCACCATCGACCATCGCGAGATCGGCACGGCGGAGGAGGCGGCCCGCATCAAGGGGCTGTGGAAGGAAGCGCTGGACCGCCTCAAGGCCAGCCTGGAGGGATGA
- a CDS encoding NEW3 domain-containing protein, which translates to MNPFRPIVLTLGLCALLPCAAEAQRARVERRGPVRTEATPGQAITLPFRVTNVSGGSALLAGQPSLPAGWRATTGDPRELAAGEAELRLVGVRIPASAAAGTHAVRYTVAGSVDSVLVVVAQRRSVIVAPEGAAPMVVGGDEYAVRFRLSNRGNVAERVTLAVRGDRNITPRAETGTVDLAPGAEQVVVIRGATPRGGPSSLRHQVSLTAASGAPSATARTMVTIVPRGGRVRGGRRLPVELRLLTSDSLNGAGVAIAAAGPLDAAGRVRLALDARTADPAGTPYARRDEARMRLDAPGMALRLGDDFYSLSRLTEPGTYGFGGAGSVRRGWLSAGGMAVRDRRGEGRPGAAGGYLRAGSDRARAGVNAVSADGRAVRWTVDAALRVNAALNAELEAAPAMANAAAPPRAGRLWGAGRMYSYELLHVRGAIPAPGGGSRDQDAASLVLRPGAGLSLSGSVRRGRDGFWITDTDSLTAFRTTRRASLAWGRRLSLEYRDAAADTASYGDVRSVRGRIGVPILHRNWIHATYERGEAVPLAGLRATPFQIAGMQSIMALRDGTYVSATIQRRDGGIGLLANQREWSASLSANAPIMAGTWLRISADARRADGRPRDSRVTLSLERVLGGGHRVAMRGVADSRTDGRWTRGGVLEYALPIGIPLPSSGTQGVVARVVDPATEAGIPDVVVRLGDRLAVTDRNGFVGFGDVPDGEHALRVEPGAGPERVADRDLPILVAVQGGRAEPVQVALQTAGRVTGVVTQVGPDSVAMPMANVLLELTGPGGVRHARTGGDGRFDTGALRPGWWRVRVAPSSLPRHHAASAEQIVSVQPGSSEPVRFRVFERERPVQMIQSGDLTLP; encoded by the coding sequence ATGAATCCCTTTCGCCCCATCGTGCTCACGCTGGGCCTCTGCGCGCTCCTTCCGTGCGCCGCGGAGGCCCAGCGCGCGCGCGTGGAACGGCGCGGCCCGGTGCGTACCGAGGCCACACCCGGCCAGGCCATCACGCTGCCCTTTCGCGTCACCAACGTCTCCGGCGGCTCCGCGCTCCTCGCGGGACAGCCGTCGCTTCCCGCGGGGTGGCGCGCCACCACCGGAGACCCGCGCGAACTGGCCGCGGGCGAGGCGGAGCTGCGGCTGGTGGGCGTACGCATTCCCGCCTCCGCCGCGGCGGGAACCCACGCGGTGCGCTACACGGTGGCGGGATCGGTGGATTCCGTGCTCGTCGTCGTCGCGCAGCGGCGCAGCGTGATCGTCGCGCCGGAGGGCGCCGCGCCCATGGTCGTGGGCGGCGACGAGTACGCGGTGCGCTTTCGCCTGAGCAACCGCGGCAACGTGGCGGAGCGGGTGACGCTCGCCGTACGCGGCGACCGCAACATCACTCCCCGCGCGGAAACGGGCACGGTGGACCTGGCGCCCGGCGCGGAGCAGGTGGTCGTCATCCGCGGCGCTACGCCGCGCGGCGGACCGTCCAGCCTGCGGCACCAGGTGAGCCTGACGGCCGCGTCCGGCGCACCTTCCGCCACCGCGCGCACCATGGTGACCATCGTTCCGCGCGGCGGGCGGGTGCGCGGCGGGCGGCGGCTTCCGGTGGAGCTGCGGCTGCTGACCAGCGATTCGCTGAACGGCGCCGGGGTCGCGATCGCCGCGGCGGGGCCGCTGGACGCGGCGGGGCGCGTGCGGCTGGCGCTGGACGCGCGCACCGCGGACCCGGCCGGCACGCCGTACGCGCGGCGCGACGAGGCGCGGATGCGGCTGGACGCGCCCGGGATGGCGCTGCGGCTGGGGGACGACTTCTACTCCCTTTCCCGCCTGACGGAGCCCGGAACGTACGGCTTCGGCGGCGCGGGAAGTGTGCGGCGCGGGTGGCTGAGCGCGGGCGGCATGGCCGTGCGCGACCGCCGCGGCGAGGGGCGCCCGGGCGCGGCCGGCGGCTACCTGCGCGCGGGGAGCGACCGTGCGCGCGCCGGCGTCAACGCCGTGTCGGCCGACGGGCGCGCGGTGCGCTGGACGGTGGACGCGGCGCTGCGCGTGAACGCCGCGCTGAACGCGGAACTGGAGGCCGCGCCCGCGATGGCGAACGCAGCGGCGCCGCCGCGCGCCGGGCGGCTGTGGGGCGCGGGGCGGATGTATTCGTACGAATTGCTGCACGTGCGCGGCGCCATTCCCGCCCCGGGCGGCGGATCGCGCGACCAGGACGCGGCCTCGCTCGTCCTGCGCCCCGGCGCCGGGCTCTCCCTCTCCGGCTCGGTGCGCCGCGGCCGTGACGGCTTCTGGATCACGGACACGGACAGCCTGACCGCCTTTCGCACCACCCGCCGCGCGTCGCTGGCCTGGGGCCGCCGCCTTTCCCTGGAATACCGCGACGCCGCCGCGGACACCGCCTCGTACGGCGACGTGCGTTCCGTCCGCGGCCGCATCGGGGTTCCCATCCTCCACCGCAACTGGATTCACGCCACGTACGAGCGGGGGGAAGCGGTGCCGCTGGCCGGACTGCGCGCCACGCCGTTCCAGATCGCGGGAATGCAGTCCATCATGGCGCTGCGGGACGGCACGTACGTGAGCGCGACGATTCAGCGGCGCGACGGCGGCATCGGCCTGCTGGCCAACCAGCGCGAATGGTCCGCCTCCCTTTCCGCCAACGCGCCGATCATGGCGGGAACGTGGCTGCGGATTTCCGCGGACGCGCGGCGGGCGGACGGCCGCCCCCGCGACTCGCGCGTCACGCTGTCGCTGGAGCGCGTGCTGGGCGGCGGGCACCGCGTGGCCATGCGCGGCGTGGCGGATTCGCGCACGGATGGACGCTGGACGCGCGGCGGGGTGCTGGAGTACGCGCTGCCGATCGGCATTCCGCTTCCCTCCAGCGGCACGCAGGGCGTGGTGGCGCGGGTGGTGGACCCGGCCACGGAGGCCGGCATTCCCGACGTGGTGGTGCGGCTGGGGGACCGGCTGGCGGTGACGGACCGCAACGGCTTCGTGGGCTTTGGCGACGTGCCGGACGGCGAGCACGCGCTGCGGGTGGAGCCGGGCGCGGGGCCGGAGCGGGTGGCAGACCGTGACCTTCCCATCCTGGTCGCCGTCCAGGGAGGACGGGCGGAGCCGGTGCAAGTCGCGCTGCAGACGGCGGGACGGGTGACCGGCGTGGTGACGCAGGTGGGCCCGGACTCCGTGGCCATGCCCATGGCCAACGTGCTGCTGGAGCTCACCGGCCCCGGCGGCGTGCGCCACGCGCGCACGGGCGGTGACGGCCGCTTCGACACCGGCGCGCTGCGGCCCGGCTGGTGGCGGGTGCGGGTAGCCCCGTCTTCCCTTCCCCGACACCACGCGGCCTCGGCGGAGCAGATCGTCTCCGTGCAGCCGGGCTCGTCGGAGCCGGTGCGCTTTCGCGTGTTCGAGCGGGAGCGGCCGGTGCAGATGATTCAGTCCGGCGACCTTACCCTGCCCTGA
- a CDS encoding M1 family metallopeptidase: MRRLALLAALALFPAALHAQPEPLTRADTLRGSIGPARAWWDVTFYDLNVAVSPGDSTITGSTGITYRVLRPRTEMQVDLGAQLNVDSIVQDGRTLRYRRDGDALFVTLRAPQPAGASKTVRVHYRGRPRVALNAPWDGGLVWARDSIGNPWIATAVQGTGASAWWPNKDTQADEPDSQAVAITVPRGMADVSNGRLRRTTENADGTTTYHWFVTSPINNYGVAINAGSYAHYSEEYQGEGGRLTLDFWPLAYHLDAARRQWAQTRPMLQCFEHWFGPYPWYEDGFKLVETPHLGMEHQSAVAYGNHFRNGYLGRDLSGTGLGLEWDFILVHESGHEWFGNNITTRDIADMWVHEGFTTYSEALYTECQQGKDAGARYVIGQRRIVQNDEPIIGPYGVNREGSGDMYPKAANMLHTIRHLVNDDERWRGILRGLNQTFRRQVVTGAQIQEYVSREAGMDLTRVFAQYLTTTMIPVLEYRVQNGTLSYRWANVVRGFDMPVRATTAPGAYTLLRPTTAWQTVPTTVAASEFRVDENFYVQTVDVVAAGK; this comes from the coding sequence ATGCGACGACTCGCCCTGCTGGCCGCGCTGGCGCTGTTTCCGGCCGCGCTCCACGCGCAGCCCGAGCCCCTTACCCGCGCCGACACGCTGCGCGGCTCCATCGGCCCGGCGCGGGCGTGGTGGGACGTGACGTTCTACGATCTGAACGTGGCCGTGTCTCCCGGCGACAGCACCATCACCGGCTCCACCGGCATCACCTACCGCGTGCTGCGGCCGCGCACCGAGATGCAGGTGGACCTGGGCGCGCAGTTGAACGTGGACAGCATCGTTCAGGACGGGCGCACCCTCCGCTACCGCCGCGACGGCGACGCGCTCTTTGTGACCCTGCGCGCGCCGCAGCCGGCGGGGGCCAGCAAGACCGTCCGCGTGCACTACCGCGGCAGGCCGCGCGTGGCGCTGAACGCCCCGTGGGACGGCGGGCTGGTGTGGGCGCGCGACAGCATCGGCAATCCGTGGATCGCGACGGCGGTGCAGGGAACCGGCGCCAGCGCCTGGTGGCCCAACAAGGACACGCAGGCCGACGAGCCCGACAGCCAGGCGGTGGCCATCACCGTTCCGCGCGGCATGGCCGACGTGTCCAACGGCCGCCTGCGCCGCACCACGGAAAACGCGGACGGCACCACCACGTACCACTGGTTCGTCACCAGCCCCATCAACAACTACGGCGTGGCCATCAACGCCGGCAGCTACGCGCACTACAGCGAGGAGTACCAGGGCGAGGGCGGGCGGCTAACGCTGGACTTCTGGCCGCTGGCGTACCACCTGGACGCCGCGCGGCGGCAGTGGGCGCAGACGCGGCCCATGCTGCAGTGCTTTGAGCACTGGTTCGGCCCGTACCCGTGGTACGAGGACGGCTTCAAGCTGGTGGAAACGCCGCACCTGGGAATGGAGCACCAGAGCGCGGTGGCCTACGGCAACCACTTCCGCAACGGCTACCTGGGGCGCGACCTGTCGGGAACCGGGCTGGGGCTGGAGTGGGACTTCATCCTGGTGCACGAAAGCGGACACGAGTGGTTCGGCAACAACATCACCACGCGCGACATCGCCGACATGTGGGTGCACGAGGGGTTCACCACCTACTCGGAAGCGCTGTACACGGAGTGCCAGCAGGGCAAGGACGCGGGCGCGCGGTACGTAATCGGCCAGCGGCGCATCGTGCAGAACGACGAGCCCATCATCGGGCCCTACGGCGTGAACCGCGAGGGCTCCGGCGACATGTATCCCAAGGCCGCCAACATGCTGCACACCATCCGCCATCTGGTGAACGATGACGAGCGGTGGCGGGGCATTCTGCGCGGCCTGAACCAGACGTTCCGCCGGCAGGTGGTGACGGGCGCGCAGATCCAGGAATACGTGAGCCGCGAGGCGGGAATGGATCTGACCCGCGTCTTTGCGCAGTACCTGACGACGACGATGATCCCCGTCCTGGAGTACCGCGTGCAGAACGGCACGCTCTCGTACCGCTGGGCCAACGTGGTGCGCGGCTTCGACATGCCCGTGCGCGCGACGACGGCGCCGGGCGCGTACACGCTGCTGCGGCCTACCACGGCCTGGCAGACGGTGCCAACGACTGTGGCGGCTTCGGAGTTCCGCGTGGATGAGAACTTCTACGTGCAGACGGTGGACGTGGTGGCGGCGGGGAAGTAG
- a CDS encoding putative bifunctional diguanylate cyclase/phosphodiesterase has protein sequence MKDTPRVLLMGGSANTRATWRDAVVRALPEAQVECLDEEGARAGSFFRTEAEYRVLVDQSPEPIFIYTAQGVEYANPAAAAVVGMTREEAVGRSILSFIHPDDRARVVARMASLFAGSELDPAEYRIVSVTGEVRHMEAVSFPILFRGQPAAQVVARDVTERRKAEESLRRSAFYDALTGLPNRRMFLERLREACGEARTTRCPSICVMFVDLDRLKSVNDTAGHRVGDELLREVAARLLRCAPDGAVVSRFGGDEFLILLPAIHTPAEARGEAERLLASCFGRMVVCGHELYVSASIGIALGREDDSETLVHRADMALNRAKAEGRHRAVIFDPETDRRDRERLAIEAELPLRLRDGAFRVHYQPIVQLDTGRIAGVEALARWPDARGGWIAPDTFVPIAEELGLVGRLDAWVMGLACTTVRAWPGVSVSVNVSALELSNRTLVRTVEGALRDSGLPPALLALELTERALIQNPDRAAGVLRDLKSMGVYIHLDDFGTGYSSLRYIERLPIDTLKIDRSFLAHGARREIILRGIVSLAHDLGMHVIAEGVESAADLERLRELGSDYAQGYYFCRPRGAEEVQTMLAESPVW, from the coding sequence ATGAAGGACACGCCGCGAGTGCTGCTGATGGGCGGAAGCGCGAACACCCGGGCCACCTGGCGCGACGCCGTGGTCCGGGCGCTGCCGGAGGCCCAGGTGGAGTGCCTGGACGAAGAAGGCGCGCGGGCCGGCTCCTTTTTTCGCACCGAGGCGGAGTACCGCGTCCTGGTGGATCAATCGCCCGAACCCATCTTCATCTACACCGCGCAGGGGGTGGAGTACGCCAACCCCGCCGCGGCCGCCGTGGTGGGGATGACCAGGGAAGAGGCCGTGGGCCGCTCCATCCTGAGCTTCATCCATCCTGACGACCGGGCGCGGGTGGTGGCGCGCATGGCCAGCCTGTTCGCCGGGAGCGAGCTGGACCCGGCGGAGTACCGCATCGTGTCCGTGACGGGAGAAGTGCGGCACATGGAGGCGGTGAGCTTTCCCATCCTGTTCCGCGGCCAGCCCGCCGCGCAGGTGGTGGCGCGCGACGTCACGGAGCGGCGCAAGGCGGAGGAAAGCCTGCGCCGCTCCGCGTTCTACGACGCGCTCACCGGGCTGCCCAACCGCCGCATGTTCCTGGAGCGGCTGCGCGAGGCGTGCGGCGAGGCCCGGACGACGCGCTGCCCCAGCATCTGCGTGATGTTCGTGGACCTGGACCGCCTCAAGTCCGTGAACGACACCGCAGGCCACCGCGTTGGCGACGAACTGCTGCGCGAGGTGGCCGCCCGCCTGCTCCGGTGCGCGCCGGATGGGGCTGTCGTTTCCCGCTTCGGCGGCGACGAGTTCCTCATCCTCCTTCCCGCCATCCACACCCCCGCGGAGGCGCGCGGCGAGGCGGAGCGCCTTCTGGCCAGCTGCTTCGGGCGGATGGTCGTCTGCGGCCACGAGTTGTACGTGAGCGCCAGCATCGGCATCGCGCTGGGGCGCGAGGACGATTCGGAAACGCTGGTGCACCGCGCCGACATGGCGCTCAACCGCGCCAAGGCGGAGGGCCGGCACCGCGCCGTGATCTTCGACCCGGAAACGGACCGGCGCGACCGCGAGCGGCTGGCCATCGAGGCGGAACTTCCGCTGCGGCTGCGCGACGGGGCCTTCCGCGTCCATTATCAGCCCATCGTGCAGCTGGATACGGGGCGCATCGCCGGGGTGGAGGCGCTCGCCCGGTGGCCGGATGCGAGAGGCGGATGGATCGCGCCGGACACCTTCGTCCCCATCGCGGAGGAACTGGGGCTGGTGGGGCGGCTGGACGCGTGGGTGATGGGGCTGGCGTGCACCACCGTGCGCGCGTGGCCGGGGGTGAGCGTGAGCGTGAACGTGTCCGCCCTGGAACTGAGCAACCGCACGCTGGTGCGCACGGTGGAGGGCGCGCTGCGCGATTCGGGGCTGCCGCCCGCGCTGCTGGCGCTGGAGCTTACGGAGCGCGCGCTGATCCAGAACCCGGACCGCGCGGCGGGGGTGCTGCGCGATCTGAAGTCGATGGGCGTGTACATCCACCTGGACGACTTCGGCACCGGCTATTCCAGCCTGCGCTACATCGAGCGGCTCCCCATCGACACGCTCAAGATCGACCGCTCGTTCCTGGCGCACGGCGCGCGGCGGGAAATCATCCTGCGCGGGATCGTGTCGCTGGCGCACGACCTGGGGATGCACGTGATCGCTGAAGGCGTGGAAAGCGCGGCGGACCTGGAGCGGCTGCGCGAGCTGGGGAGCGACTACGCGCAGGGCTACTACTTCTGCCGCCCGCGCGGAGCCGAGGAAGTGCAGACGATGCTGGCGGAATCGCCCGTCTGGTAA
- a CDS encoding helix-turn-helix domain-containing protein, producing the protein MTVIDIPVPHVLRTAEEYDAAVSEIDRLLDLGAEPFSEDADRLELLSVLVEEYDRRNNPIDDSGLTPQDAVDFMLGQRGMTRADLAELMGGRSRVSEFFSGKRELSRGQIAALRDVLGIPADLLM; encoded by the coding sequence ATGACCGTCATTGACATCCCCGTCCCGCACGTCCTTCGCACCGCGGAGGAATACGATGCGGCTGTCTCCGAAATCGACCGGCTGCTGGATCTGGGTGCCGAGCCGTTCTCCGAGGATGCTGACCGGCTGGAACTGCTGTCGGTTCTGGTGGAGGAGTACGACCGGCGCAACAACCCGATCGACGATTCCGGCCTGACGCCGCAGGACGCCGTGGACTTCATGCTGGGCCAGCGCGGCATGACGCGCGCGGACCTGGCGGAGCTGATGGGCGGGCGAAGCCGCGTGTCGGAGTTCTTTTCCGGCAAGCGCGAGCTCAGCAGGGGGCAGATCGCCGCGCTGCGGGACGTGCTGGGCATTCCGGCCGATCTGCTGATGTAG
- a CDS encoding MgtC/SapB family protein: protein MALGTALMTLVGVATASGAGGEYDPSSLARVVQGIAAGIGFLGGRAILKGGDHVRGLTTAATLWVAAGVGIACAAGLWHTTLIAVAITTVVLVAGRRADALLHRWFPATDKPADE from the coding sequence GTGGCGCTGGGCACGGCGCTCATGACGCTGGTGGGCGTGGCCACGGCGTCCGGCGCGGGCGGCGAGTACGATCCGTCGTCGCTGGCGCGCGTGGTTCAGGGGATCGCGGCGGGGATCGGCTTTCTGGGCGGCCGCGCCATTCTCAAGGGCGGCGACCACGTGCGCGGGCTCACCACGGCGGCCACGCTGTGGGTGGCGGCGGGCGTGGGGATCGCGTGCGCGGCGGGGCTCTGGCACACCACGCTGATCGCCGTCGCCATCACCACCGTCGTACTCGTGGCCGGCCGGCGCGCGGACGCCCTGCTGCACCGCTGGTTTCCCGCCACCGACAAGCCGGCGGACGAGTGA
- a CDS encoding type II toxin-antitoxin system HigB family toxin: protein MTTFWKAHPDAETPLKVWRRMMRAHQYETPHEIRAHFPAADFLKGGITVFDIGGNKYRLVVTIRYDMGRVYIRHVLTHDEYDERTADGSL, encoded by the coding sequence TTGACCACGTTCTGGAAAGCGCACCCCGACGCCGAAACGCCGCTGAAAGTCTGGCGGCGCATGATGCGGGCTCACCAGTACGAAACGCCGCACGAGATAAGAGCACACTTTCCCGCCGCCGACTTTCTTAAAGGTGGGATCACGGTGTTCGACATCGGCGGAAACAAGTACCGGCTGGTCGTTACGATCCGGTACGACATGGGGAGAGTCTACATCCGCCACGTGCTCACGCATGACGAGTACGACGAGAGAACGGCGGACGGCAGCCTCTGA
- a CDS encoding ring-cleaving dioxygenase, whose amino-acid sequence MELTGIHHLTAVSARIRENHLFYTRTLGMRLVKRSVNQDDVSAYHLFYADAVGSPGSDLTFFDWPVQPERRGTRSIIRTCLRVNGAEALEWWAARLREAGVTVGSVVERDGRLTLDLEDPEGQRLSLIDDGGEGESHPWDRSTVPAAYQIRGLGPIILSVPNLAPTDGVLQRALNMRPVRQYAHPDNAAHTVHVYEMGAGGAHAELHVAVQPDLPVARQGAGAVHHVAFRIPDADYDAWAARLNELGIANSGEVDRFWFHSLYFREPNGILFEIATDGPGFAVDEDAATLGEKVVLPPFLEPRRASIVANLKPID is encoded by the coding sequence ATGGAACTTACCGGCATCCATCACCTGACCGCGGTCTCGGCCAGGATCCGCGAGAACCACCTGTTCTACACGCGCACGCTGGGCATGCGGCTCGTAAAACGGTCCGTAAACCAGGACGACGTAAGCGCGTACCACCTCTTCTACGCCGACGCGGTGGGCAGCCCGGGAAGCGATCTCACCTTCTTTGACTGGCCCGTGCAGCCTGAGCGCCGCGGAACGCGATCCATCATCCGCACCTGCCTGCGCGTGAACGGCGCCGAGGCGCTGGAGTGGTGGGCGGCGCGCCTCCGCGAGGCCGGCGTTACCGTGGGCTCCGTGGTGGAGCGCGACGGGCGGCTGACGCTGGACCTGGAAGACCCCGAGGGCCAGCGCCTTTCGCTCATCGACGATGGCGGGGAAGGGGAGTCGCATCCGTGGGACCGCAGCACGGTTCCCGCCGCGTACCAGATCCGCGGCCTGGGCCCCATCATCCTGAGCGTGCCCAACCTGGCGCCGACGGATGGGGTGCTGCAGCGCGCGCTCAACATGCGCCCGGTGCGCCAGTACGCACATCCCGACAACGCCGCGCACACGGTGCACGTGTACGAGATGGGCGCGGGCGGTGCGCACGCGGAGCTTCACGTCGCCGTGCAGCCGGACCTTCCCGTGGCGCGGCAGGGCGCGGGGGCGGTGCACCACGTCGCGTTCCGCATTCCCGACGCGGACTACGACGCGTGGGCCGCGCGCCTCAACGAGCTGGGCATCGCCAACAGCGGCGAGGTGGACCGCTTCTGGTTCCACAGCCTGTACTTTCGCGAGCCCAACGGCATCCTGTTCGAGATCGCGACCGACGGCCCCGGCTTCGCGGTGGATGAAGACGCCGCCACGCTGGGCGAAAAGGTGGTGCTGCCGCCGTTCCTGGAGCCGCGCCGCGCGTCCATCGTCGCCAACCTGAAGCCCATCGACTGA
- a CDS encoding YbgC/FadM family acyl-CoA thioesterase, whose product MITTMDIEVRSTELDALGHVNNAKYMEYLEWGRFEWVKANGIPLDFFGKSRLSTVLVNVNINFRHEANLGDRLSVRTWLAEMGRSSFRIGQEIVNQRGERITDATVTSVMFDTTTRSSVYIPDEIRHRLEPLVRG is encoded by the coding sequence GTGATCACGACGATGGACATCGAAGTGCGCTCCACCGAACTGGACGCGCTGGGGCACGTAAACAACGCCAAGTACATGGAGTACCTGGAGTGGGGCCGCTTCGAGTGGGTCAAGGCGAACGGCATTCCGCTGGACTTCTTCGGCAAGTCGCGGCTCAGCACGGTGCTGGTGAACGTCAACATCAACTTTCGCCACGAGGCCAACCTGGGCGACCGGCTGAGCGTGCGCACGTGGCTGGCGGAAATGGGGCGCAGCAGCTTTCGCATCGGGCAGGAGATCGTGAACCAGCGCGGCGAGCGCATCACCGACGCCACCGTGACCTCGGTGATGTTCGATACCACCACCCGCTCCAGCGTCTACATCCCCGACGAAATCCGCCACCGGCTGGAACCGCTGGTGCGGGGATAG